Proteins encoded in a region of the Mucilaginibacter sabulilitoris genome:
- a CDS encoding acyl-CoA thioesterase has product MTGKSPKESYTIMNELVLPNDTNTLNNLMGGRLLHWMDIAAAISAQKHCNRIVVTASVDNVSFQSPIKLGDVISIEAKVTRAFTTSVEVRMDVWAQNIPSGTRVKSNEAYYTFVALDAEGQKTQVPALLPETDEEIKLYEGALRRRQLRLILGGKMLPADATELKALFFGEQLPLNLRD; this is encoded by the coding sequence ATGACAGGAAAGTCGCCTAAGGAATCATACACCATCATGAATGAACTGGTATTGCCCAATGATACCAACACCTTAAACAATTTGATGGGCGGGCGCCTGCTGCACTGGATGGATATTGCCGCCGCTATATCGGCACAAAAACACTGTAACCGTATTGTGGTAACCGCCTCGGTTGATAACGTATCGTTCCAGTCACCAATTAAGCTGGGCGATGTAATTAGTATTGAAGCCAAAGTAACCCGGGCGTTCACCACCTCGGTTGAGGTGCGGATGGATGTTTGGGCGCAAAATATACCCTCGGGAACCCGTGTAAAAAGCAATGAGGCTTATTATACTTTTGTAGCTCTTGATGCCGAAGGACAAAAAACACAGGTACCCGCATTATTACCCGAAACCGACGAAGAAATTAAACTGTATGAAGGCGCGTTGCGCCGCAGGCAATTGAGATTGATTCTCGGCGGTAAAATGCTGCCTGCCGATGCTACCGAACTCAAAGCCCTTTTCTTTGGCGAACAACTCCCGCTAAACCTTCGCGATTAA
- a CDS encoding YqaE/Pmp3 family membrane protein, translating to MRYFLCFLLPPLAILTTGRIGAFILNIFLTLFFWIPGVIHSILVTNDYYEAKRHRQLMRATRRARAW from the coding sequence ATGAGATACTTTTTATGCTTTTTACTTCCCCCGCTGGCCATATTAACCACAGGCAGGATAGGGGCATTTATATTAAATATATTTTTAACCCTGTTTTTCTGGATACCGGGAGTTATTCATTCCATACTGGTAACTAATGATTATTATGAGGCCAAAAGACACCGCCAGCTAATGCGTGCTACCCGCCGGGCAAGGGCCTGGTAA
- a CDS encoding sigma-54-dependent transcriptional regulator: MQKGKLLIIDDEERLRNLLARILQLEGHEVITAATAKEGLRKLQQEHVHVVLSDVKLPDIDGITLSETIKKTYPATEVIVLTAYGTINDGVKAIKAGAFDYITKGDDNEKIIPLVSKAMDKALLQETVIELQSKLNDKFGFERLIGKSTAISDVIKLAQKVALTDTTVLLLGETGTGKEIFAEAIHQASNRSSKSFVAVNCSAFTKELLESELFGHKAGSFTGALKDKKGLFEEANGGTIFLDEIGELDHDLQAKLLRVLESQQFLKIGDTKPTQVNVRILAATNRNLQTEINDGHFRSDLFYRLSVFQITLPALRERKKDIRLLAEYFMQYFAQKVKKTVNKLGDDFVDKLEAYAWPGNIRELKNVIERAVILADSNVLDESLLPYEIQQQQVKAGSPLSAFDLSSVEKLHIQRVLNHTHGNRAEASRLLNIGVATLYRKLKEYGLE; the protein is encoded by the coding sequence ATGCAAAAAGGTAAGCTCTTAATTATCGACGACGAAGAAAGGTTGCGCAACCTGCTGGCGCGCATCCTGCAGCTGGAAGGCCATGAAGTAATAACCGCCGCAACCGCCAAAGAAGGCCTGCGCAAACTACAGCAAGAACATGTTCACGTAGTTTTAAGTGATGTTAAACTACCCGATATTGATGGCATCACCCTTTCCGAAACCATAAAAAAAACTTATCCCGCTACCGAAGTCATCGTGCTTACGGCTTATGGTACCATTAACGATGGTGTAAAAGCCATCAAAGCCGGTGCCTTTGATTACATTACCAAAGGCGATGATAATGAAAAAATCATCCCGCTGGTAAGCAAGGCTATGGATAAAGCTTTACTGCAGGAAACCGTGATAGAGCTGCAAAGCAAGCTGAATGATAAATTCGGTTTTGAAAGGCTGATCGGTAAATCTACCGCCATTAGTGATGTGATTAAGCTGGCTCAAAAAGTAGCTTTAACCGATACTACCGTTTTATTGTTAGGCGAAACAGGTACTGGCAAGGAAATTTTTGCAGAAGCTATTCATCAGGCCAGTAACCGAAGTTCCAAATCATTTGTGGCGGTAAACTGCAGCGCTTTTACTAAAGAACTGTTGGAGAGTGAACTGTTTGGGCACAAGGCCGGTTCATTTACCGGCGCGTTAAAAGATAAAAAAGGCCTGTTTGAAGAGGCCAACGGCGGCACTATATTTTTAGATGAAATCGGGGAACTCGACCACGACTTGCAGGCCAAACTGCTCCGCGTGCTGGAATCACAGCAGTTTTTAAAAATTGGCGATACCAAGCCTACGCAGGTAAACGTACGCATACTGGCTGCTACCAACCGCAACCTGCAAACTGAAATAAACGATGGGCATTTCCGCTCCGATCTTTTTTACCGTTTATCTGTTTTCCAGATCACCCTGCCTGCCCTGCGTGAGCGTAAAAAGGACATCAGGCTTTTGGCCGAATATTTTATGCAGTACTTTGCGCAAAAGGTTAAAAAGACCGTAAATAAATTAGGTGATGACTTTGTTGATAAACTGGAAGCCTACGCCTGGCCCGGCAATATCCGCGAACTCAAAAATGTTATTGAACGTGCCGTGATCCTGGCCGATAGTAATGTTTTAGACGAAAGTCTGCTGCCTTATGAAATTCAGCAGCAACAGGTAAAGGCAGGCAGTCCACTATCGGCTTTTGACCTGTCGTCTGTAGAAAAGCTGCATATACAGCGTGTATTAAACCATACCCATGGTAATCGAGCCGAAGCCTCCCGGCTTTTGAATATTGGCGTGGCCACTTTATATCGTAAACTTAAAGAATACGGGTTGGAATAA
- the kdpF gene encoding K(+)-transporting ATPase subunit F: MIALFIVAIAVFIYMVYVLLKPEKF; the protein is encoded by the coding sequence ATGATCGCATTATTCATTGTGGCCATAGCCGTGTTCATATACATGGTATATGTGCTGCTTAAACCCGAAAAATTTTAA